From Peromyscus eremicus chromosome 3, PerEre_H2_v1, whole genome shotgun sequence, one genomic window encodes:
- the LOC131906526 gene encoding killer cell lectin-like receptor 2 — MGDEITYTTVRFHKSSDLQNRGRADETQGPREAGHRESSVPWHFIAIPLAILCSILLVTVAVLVTHIFQYSQENHELQKNLNNPNQRNITMQNNSCLNETLRSKSTGCDDFKHQKEPDTLNRKQNRCCGKTKVVFDCVQHTGKPVEGHLFCCGIKCYYFIMDDKPWSGCKQTCQDCSLSLLKIDDDDEPKFLQSQLTTNRYWIGLKYNGSKKEWQWTGDGPSKLNLKTVKLLQDGGCAHLSFGGIREDDCGRNHPCICERRMDKFPSSMYSVKEK, encoded by the exons ATGGGTGATGAGATTACTTACACAACTGTGAGATTCCATAAATCTTCAGACTTGCAGAATCGAGGAAGGGCTGATGAGACACAAGGGCCCAGAGAAGCTGGCCACAGAG aaTCTTCAGTCCCTTGGCACTTCATTGCAATACCTCTTGCAATCCTTTGTTCCATTCTGCTGGTGACAGTTGCAGTGTTGGTGACACACA TTTTCCAATATAGTCAAGAAAACCATGAACTACAGAAAAATCTAAACAACCCCAATCAAAGGAATATCACCATGCAAAATAACAGCTGCTTGAATGAAACTTTGAGAAGTAAGTCTACAGGGTGTGATGACTTCAAACATCAGAAGGAACCAGACACTCTCAATAGAAAACAGAACCGATGCTGTGGGAAAACTAAGGTTGTTTTTGATTGTGTGCAGCACACAG gAAAACCAGTTGAAGGACACTTGTTCTGCTGTGGcataaaatgttattatttcaTCATGGATGATAAACCCTGGAGTGGATGTAAACAGACCTGCCAGGACTGCAGCTTATCCCTTTTgaagatagatgatgatgatgaaccg AAGTTCTTACAGTCCCAGCTTACTACAAACAGATACTGGATTGGATTAAAATATAACGGAAGCAAAAAGGAATGGCAATGGACTGGCGATGGCCCATCTAAACT taaTTTGAAAACAGTGAAATTATTACAAGATGGAGGCTGTGCACATCTCAGTTTTGGAGGTATACGTGAAGATGACTGTGGTAGAAACCACCCCTGTATCTGTGAAAGGAGAATGGATAAATTCCCTAGTTCCATGTATAGTGTGAAGGAAAAGTAA